The Microbacterium paraoxydans genome includes a window with the following:
- a CDS encoding O-acetylhomoserine aminocarboxypropyltransferase/cysteine synthase family protein, with protein MTEDHRFGFRTRALHAGGTPDAATGARAVPIYQTTSFVFDDAADAGNLFALQKYGNIYSRIGNPTVAALEERLASLEGGIGAVATASGMSAEFITFAALVGAGDHVVAAAQLYGGTVTQLDVTLRRFGVETTFVSSSDPADFAAAIRPETKVVYVEMIGNPSGEIADIAGLAAVAHEAGVPLVVDATLATPYLARPLEHGADIVIHSVTKFLGGHGTTLGGVVIEKGTFDWGNGKFPQMTEPVASYGGISWWGNFGEYGFLTKLRSEQLRDIGPALSPQSAFALLQGVETLPQRIDAHIANARVVAEWLAADPRVSYVTWAGLDGHPHHERAARYLPLGPGSVFAFGVAAEDGRAAGEAFIENLQLASHLANIGDARTLVIHPASTTHRQLTEEQLVAAGVRPDLIRISVGLEDAEDIIWDLDQALTLATGAHR; from the coding sequence ATGACCGAGGACCACCGCTTCGGGTTCCGCACGCGCGCTCTGCACGCCGGCGGCACACCGGACGCCGCCACCGGAGCGCGGGCGGTGCCGATCTACCAGACGACGTCGTTCGTCTTCGACGATGCGGCCGACGCCGGGAACCTCTTCGCGCTGCAGAAGTACGGCAACATCTACTCGCGCATCGGCAACCCCACCGTCGCCGCCCTGGAGGAGCGGCTGGCCTCGCTGGAAGGCGGTATCGGGGCGGTGGCGACCGCCTCCGGGATGAGCGCCGAGTTCATCACGTTCGCCGCCCTCGTGGGCGCGGGCGATCATGTCGTCGCCGCCGCGCAGCTCTACGGCGGCACGGTGACGCAGCTCGACGTCACCCTGCGACGGTTCGGCGTGGAGACGACGTTCGTCAGCTCCTCCGACCCGGCCGACTTCGCCGCGGCCATCCGTCCGGAGACCAAGGTCGTCTACGTCGAGATGATCGGGAACCCGTCGGGCGAGATCGCCGACATCGCGGGTCTCGCCGCCGTCGCGCATGAGGCGGGGGTGCCGCTCGTCGTCGACGCCACGCTGGCCACCCCGTACCTCGCGCGCCCGCTGGAACACGGGGCGGACATCGTCATCCACTCGGTCACGAAGTTCCTCGGCGGTCACGGCACGACCCTCGGCGGCGTGGTCATCGAGAAGGGCACCTTCGACTGGGGGAACGGCAAGTTCCCGCAGATGACCGAACCGGTGGCCTCCTACGGCGGGATCTCCTGGTGGGGGAACTTCGGCGAGTACGGATTCTTGACCAAGCTGCGCTCCGAGCAGCTGCGCGACATCGGGCCGGCGCTGAGCCCGCAGTCGGCCTTCGCGCTCCTGCAGGGCGTGGAGACGCTGCCGCAGCGCATCGACGCCCACATCGCCAACGCCCGGGTCGTCGCCGAGTGGCTGGCCGCCGACCCCCGCGTGTCCTACGTCACCTGGGCGGGGCTGGACGGTCATCCGCATCACGAGCGTGCCGCGCGATATCTGCCGCTGGGACCGGGCTCCGTGTTCGCGTTCGGGGTCGCCGCCGAGGACGGCCGCGCCGCGGGGGAGGCGTTCATCGAGAACCTGCAGCTCGCGTCCCACCTCGCCAACATCGGCGACGCCCGCACCCTGGTGATCCACCCGGCCTCCACCACGCACCGCCAGCTCACCGAGGAGCAGCTCGTCGCCGCGGGCGTGCGCCCCGACCTGATCCGCATCTCCGTCGGCCTGGAGGACGCGGAGGACATCATCTGGGACCTCGACCAGGCCCTCACCCTCGCGACGGGAGCCCACCGATGA
- the acs gene encoding acetate--CoA ligase — translation MDVTTTEARLQEERVYPPSPAFLDANVTADAYERAAADPLAFWEDAARRLDWAEPWTAVHEWEPPVDGAVPAARWFLGGRLNVAVNCVDRHVDAGRGDKVALHFEGEPGDRISVTYADLQRRVAQAAHALEDLGIRPGDRVVIYLPVLVETVVVTLACARIGAVHSLVFGGFSAEAVRFRLEDTGAKLLVTSDGQFRRGTATEVKSAADAAAAGLPDLEHVLVLRRTGQSVPWTEGRDVWWHDVVDTAPTVHRAEAFDAEHPLFIIYTSGTTGKPKGLVHTSGGYLTHASWAHWAHFDAKPDDVHWCTADLAWVTAHTYEIYGPLSNGLTQVIYEGTPDTPRRERHLEIIERYGVTVYYTAPTLIRTFMTWFGDELPSGHDLSTLRLLGTVGEAINPEAWVWFRRNFGREELPVIDTWWQSETGAAMIAPLPGITPLKPGSASVPLPGIDVAVVDENGDEVAPGRSGTLVVRRPWPGMARTVWGNPERYRDAYWSAYAGVGAHGGYYVAGDGAARDADGFIWILGRLDDVVNVSGHRLSTIEIESALVAHETVGEAGSAGVADPVTGQAVVAFVTPSGRAEIDAHALRAEVARAIGPVAKPKHVVVVPDLPKTRSGKIMRRLLAQLWDAEQDRRAGRTPQALGDTTSLQNPWAVDDIAGALAAESRTS, via the coding sequence ATGGACGTGACGACGACCGAGGCTCGGCTTCAGGAGGAACGGGTCTATCCTCCGTCGCCCGCGTTCCTCGACGCCAACGTGACCGCGGACGCCTACGAGCGCGCGGCCGCTGATCCTCTGGCCTTCTGGGAGGACGCGGCGCGCCGACTGGACTGGGCCGAGCCGTGGACGGCCGTGCACGAGTGGGAGCCGCCCGTCGACGGTGCCGTCCCCGCGGCGCGGTGGTTCCTCGGCGGGCGGCTGAACGTCGCGGTGAACTGCGTGGACCGTCATGTCGATGCCGGACGCGGAGACAAGGTCGCGCTGCATTTCGAAGGGGAGCCCGGCGACCGGATCTCGGTGACCTACGCCGACCTGCAGCGTCGTGTGGCCCAGGCGGCGCACGCGCTGGAAGACCTCGGGATCCGACCGGGGGACCGCGTGGTGATCTACCTCCCCGTGCTCGTGGAGACCGTGGTCGTCACGCTCGCGTGCGCGCGGATCGGAGCCGTCCACTCGCTCGTGTTCGGAGGGTTCTCCGCGGAGGCCGTGCGGTTCCGGCTCGAGGACACCGGGGCGAAGCTGCTCGTCACCAGCGACGGCCAGTTCCGGCGGGGGACGGCGACCGAGGTCAAATCCGCCGCCGATGCCGCCGCTGCGGGACTGCCGGACCTCGAACACGTCCTCGTGCTCCGTCGCACCGGACAGAGCGTCCCGTGGACCGAAGGCCGGGACGTGTGGTGGCACGATGTCGTCGACACGGCTCCCACCGTGCATCGGGCGGAGGCCTTCGACGCCGAGCACCCGCTCTTCATCATCTACACCTCCGGCACGACCGGGAAGCCCAAAGGCCTCGTGCACACCTCCGGTGGCTACCTGACCCACGCGAGCTGGGCGCACTGGGCGCACTTCGACGCCAAACCCGACGACGTCCATTGGTGCACGGCCGACCTCGCCTGGGTCACGGCCCACACCTACGAGATCTACGGGCCGCTGTCGAACGGGCTCACCCAGGTCATCTACGAGGGCACGCCGGACACTCCGCGCCGCGAGCGGCACCTGGAGATCATCGAGCGCTACGGCGTCACGGTCTACTACACGGCCCCGACGCTCATCCGGACGTTCATGACCTGGTTCGGCGACGAGCTGCCGAGCGGCCACGACCTGTCGACCCTGCGACTGCTCGGCACGGTGGGCGAGGCGATCAATCCGGAGGCCTGGGTGTGGTTCCGCCGGAACTTCGGGCGGGAGGAGCTCCCCGTCATCGACACGTGGTGGCAGTCGGAGACCGGCGCCGCGATGATCGCCCCCCTGCCCGGCATCACGCCGCTGAAGCCCGGCTCCGCGTCGGTCCCGCTTCCGGGCATCGACGTCGCGGTGGTCGACGAGAACGGGGACGAGGTGGCGCCGGGCCGATCCGGGACGCTGGTCGTCCGGCGCCCGTGGCCGGGGATGGCGCGGACCGTCTGGGGGAACCCGGAGCGCTACCGCGACGCGTACTGGTCCGCGTACGCCGGCGTGGGCGCGCACGGCGGCTACTACGTCGCCGGAGACGGGGCGGCCCGGGACGCCGACGGGTTCATCTGGATCCTGGGCCGGCTCGACGACGTCGTGAACGTGTCCGGTCATCGCCTCTCGACGATCGAGATCGAGTCGGCGCTCGTGGCGCACGAGACCGTCGGCGAAGCCGGGTCCGCCGGCGTGGCGGATCCGGTCACCGGGCAGGCGGTCGTGGCATTCGTCACCCCGTCCGGCCGGGCGGAGATCGACGCGCACGCGCTGCGCGCTGAGGTCGCCCGCGCGATCGGTCCGGTCGCGAAGCCGAAGCACGTCGTCGTCGTGCCGGACCTGCCCAAGACACGCTCGGGGAAGATCATGCGCCGCCTGCTCGCGCAGCTCTGGGATGCCGAACAGGATCGGCGCGCGGGACGCACTCCGCAGGCCCTCGGCGACACGACGTCACTGCAGAACCCCTGGGCCGTCGACGACATCGCCGGCGCTCTCGCCGCAGAATCGAGGACATCATGA
- a CDS encoding ABC transporter permease: MTGLEDRVVVPAESRDALEFAKGAPRRGTGGSRRGLPPAVRIVGGLLLPAAILIAWQVVTTAGLIEPYRLPAPASVFQAGVELAETGQLWTHIAISVQRVLLGFAIGSVVGLAAAGIVGLSRWGDVLLSPTLAAVRAVPSLAWVPLLILWMQIGEESKVTLIAIGAFFPVYTTVASALRHVDPQLVEAGRSFSLHGWSLFRTVQLPAVVPSVVAGLRLALAQAWLFLVAAELIASSMGLGFLLTDSQSTGRVDRILLSIVLLALLGTITNGVLALLEKYLLRRWT; the protein is encoded by the coding sequence GTGACCGGTCTTGAGGATCGGGTGGTCGTCCCGGCGGAATCGCGGGACGCGCTCGAGTTCGCGAAGGGTGCTCCCCGGCGGGGGACGGGAGGATCACGGCGAGGTCTGCCGCCCGCCGTACGGATCGTCGGGGGTCTCCTGCTCCCGGCCGCGATCCTCATCGCCTGGCAGGTGGTCACGACGGCCGGCCTCATCGAGCCGTACCGCCTCCCGGCGCCGGCGTCGGTCTTCCAGGCCGGGGTGGAACTCGCCGAGACCGGACAGCTCTGGACCCACATCGCCATCTCCGTCCAGCGGGTGCTGCTCGGATTCGCGATCGGCTCGGTCGTCGGCCTCGCCGCAGCCGGCATCGTCGGGCTCTCGCGCTGGGGTGACGTGCTGCTCAGCCCGACTCTCGCCGCGGTTCGCGCGGTGCCGTCGCTCGCCTGGGTGCCGCTGCTGATCCTGTGGATGCAGATCGGCGAGGAGTCCAAGGTGACCCTCATCGCGATCGGTGCGTTCTTCCCGGTCTACACGACCGTCGCCTCCGCGCTCCGGCACGTGGACCCGCAGCTCGTCGAGGCGGGACGCTCCTTCAGCCTGCACGGATGGTCATTGTTCCGGACGGTGCAGCTCCCGGCCGTCGTGCCGTCCGTCGTCGCGGGCCTGCGCCTCGCCCTCGCCCAGGCGTGGCTGTTCCTGGTCGCCGCCGAGCTGATCGCCTCGTCCATGGGGCTCGGTTTCCTCTTGACCGACTCCCAGAGCACGGGGCGCGTCGACCGCATCCTGCTCTCCATCGTGCTGCTCGCGCTGCTCGGCACGATCACCAACGGCGTGCTCGCGCTGCTGGAGAAGTACCTGCTGCGGCGATGGACGTGA
- a CDS encoding aliphatic sulfonate ABC transporter substrate-binding protein — translation MSTITRRIIPAIAVAGTMMLVATGCVAGENASAEAESTPAGNGEWSADTLSIDFATYNPLSLVIRDQGILEDILGDDVTVEWVQSAGSNKANELLRSGSVDVGSTAGSAALLARANGSPIQVIDIFSQPEWSAIVVGPDSDITSVEDLKGASVAATKGTDPYFFLLQALEEGGLSLADVEVQNLQHADGRAALDGGSVDAWAGLDPIMAAAEQESGDKLIYRNVDFNTYGFLNATEDFIDNHPDLAQAVVDAYEEARAWALENPEETAALLAEVAGIDLEVATTVIQERSNLDVDGVPGDDQLAVLEKIAPVLVESGDVQGGQESVDKALSSIINDTFATKAGAGE, via the coding sequence ATGAGCACCATCACCCGCCGCATCATCCCTGCGATCGCCGTCGCCGGGACGATGATGCTCGTCGCCACCGGCTGCGTCGCCGGGGAGAACGCGTCCGCCGAGGCCGAGTCCACCCCGGCCGGGAACGGCGAGTGGTCGGCGGACACGCTGTCCATCGACTTCGCGACCTACAATCCGCTCAGCCTCGTGATCCGCGACCAGGGCATCCTGGAGGACATCCTCGGCGACGACGTCACCGTCGAATGGGTGCAGTCCGCCGGCTCGAACAAGGCCAACGAGCTCCTCCGCTCGGGTTCGGTCGACGTGGGGTCGACGGCGGGCTCGGCCGCGCTGCTCGCCCGCGCGAACGGTTCGCCGATCCAGGTGATCGACATCTTCTCCCAGCCCGAGTGGTCGGCCATCGTCGTCGGGCCCGACAGCGACATCACCTCGGTGGAGGATCTCAAGGGTGCCTCCGTCGCGGCCACCAAGGGCACGGACCCCTACTTCTTCCTCCTCCAGGCCCTGGAGGAGGGCGGGCTGTCGCTGGCTGACGTCGAGGTGCAGAACCTCCAGCACGCCGACGGCCGCGCGGCGCTCGACGGCGGTTCGGTCGACGCATGGGCGGGTCTCGACCCCATCATGGCCGCCGCGGAGCAGGAGTCGGGCGACAAGCTCATCTACCGCAACGTCGACTTCAACACGTACGGCTTCCTCAACGCGACCGAGGACTTCATCGACAACCACCCCGACCTCGCTCAGGCCGTCGTCGACGCCTACGAGGAGGCGCGTGCGTGGGCGCTGGAGAATCCGGAGGAGACCGCCGCCCTGTTGGCAGAGGTCGCCGGTATCGACCTCGAGGTCGCGACCACGGTCATCCAGGAGCGGTCGAACCTCGACGTGGACGGCGTCCCCGGTGATGACCAGCTCGCGGTGCTCGAGAAGATCGCTCCGGTGCTCGTCGAGTCCGGCGACGTCCAGGGTGGGCAGGAATCCGTCGACAAGGCGCTGTCCAGCATCATCAACGACACCTTCGCGACGAAGGCGGGCGCAGGCGAGTGA
- a CDS encoding ABC transporter ATP-binding protein translates to MTALLPAASRTAEAPTTSGSAQPVRLDGIARSFPLAQGRREVLRGIDLDIAAGEIVAVVGPSGCGKSTLLRLIGGLDTPTRGTIRLDGSGVADVDERTAIAFQEPRLLPWRTLAQNVELGLPRGVSRRAGRARVRELLQLVGLEHAADQRPREVSGGMAQRASLARALARNPGVLLLDEPFGALDALTRLRMHDLLLKIHAAELTTVLLVTHDVEEALYLADRVLLLRTVGDADDTASSVARTIRVPGIRPRDRADRGLADLRAELLEGLGVDTHHHTPEETR, encoded by the coding sequence ATGACCGCCCTCCTGCCCGCTGCGTCGCGCACCGCTGAGGCCCCGACGACGTCGGGCTCCGCACAACCCGTGCGCTTGGACGGCATCGCGCGGTCGTTCCCGCTCGCTCAGGGGCGACGCGAGGTGCTCCGCGGCATCGACCTGGATATCGCCGCCGGGGAGATCGTCGCCGTCGTCGGTCCGTCCGGGTGCGGGAAGTCGACGCTGCTGCGCCTCATCGGCGGACTGGACACCCCTACGCGCGGGACGATCCGTCTGGACGGCTCCGGTGTCGCCGACGTCGACGAGCGCACGGCGATCGCGTTCCAGGAGCCGCGGCTGCTCCCGTGGCGTACGCTCGCGCAGAACGTCGAGCTCGGTCTTCCCCGGGGCGTCTCCCGCCGCGCCGGACGCGCCCGGGTCCGCGAACTCCTGCAGCTCGTGGGACTCGAGCACGCCGCCGACCAGCGCCCCCGTGAAGTGTCGGGAGGCATGGCGCAACGGGCCTCCCTCGCCCGGGCTCTCGCCAGGAACCCCGGAGTCCTGCTGCTCGACGAGCCGTTCGGCGCGCTCGACGCCCTCACGCGCCTCCGCATGCACGACCTGCTCCTGAAGATCCACGCGGCCGAGCTCACCACGGTGCTGCTCGTGACCCACGACGTGGAGGAGGCGCTCTATCTCGCCGACCGCGTGCTGCTGCTGCGCACCGTCGGCGACGCGGACGACACCGCGTCGTCCGTCGCGCGGACGATCCGCGTCCCCGGCATCCGCCCTCGAGACCGCGCCGACCGCGGCCTCGCCGACCTGCGCGCCGAGCTCCTCGAAGGGCTCGGCGTCGACACGCACCACCACACCCCCGAGGAGACCCGATGA
- the rpsA gene encoding 30S ribosomal protein S1 — MTTATTAPATKQVAINDIGSAEDFLAAVEKTLKFFNDGDIIEGTIVKIDRDEVLLDVGYKTEGVIPSRELSIKHDVDPNEVVKVGDEVEALVLQKEDKEGRLILSKKRAQYERAWGDVEKIKENDGVVTGTVIEVVKGGLIVDIGLRGFLPASLIELRRVRDLTPYLGQEIEAKILELDKNRNNVVLSRRALLEQTQSESRTTFLNNLHKGQVRKGVVSSIVNFGAFVDLGGVDGLVHVSELSWKHIEHASEVVEVGQEVTVEILEVDLDRERVSLSLKATQEDPWQVFARTHAIGQVTPGKVTKLVPFGAFVRVADGIEGLVHISELSSKHVELAEQVVSVGEEVFVKVIDIDLERRRISLSLKQANESVDPNGTEFDPALYGMLAEYDENGEYKYPEGFDAETGQWKEGFDAQREAWEQEYAAAQARWEAHKAQVAKAAEAEAAAGDDFGGQSFSSESAGAGTLADDEALAALREKLSGGNS; from the coding sequence ATGACTACCGCAACGACCGCCCCGGCCACCAAGCAGGTCGCCATCAACGACATCGGATCTGCTGAGGACTTCCTGGCCGCGGTCGAGAAGACCCTGAAGTTCTTCAACGACGGCGACATCATCGAGGGCACGATCGTCAAGATCGACCGCGATGAGGTCCTGCTCGATGTCGGCTACAAGACCGAGGGTGTCATCCCCTCGCGCGAGCTCTCGATCAAGCACGACGTCGACCCCAACGAGGTCGTCAAGGTCGGCGACGAGGTCGAGGCCCTGGTTCTCCAGAAGGAGGACAAGGAAGGCCGCCTGATCCTCTCCAAGAAGCGCGCACAGTACGAGCGCGCCTGGGGAGACGTCGAGAAGATCAAGGAGAACGACGGCGTCGTCACCGGTACGGTCATCGAGGTCGTCAAGGGTGGACTCATCGTCGACATCGGCCTCCGTGGCTTCCTCCCGGCCTCGCTCATCGAGCTCCGTCGCGTCCGCGACCTCACGCCGTACCTCGGCCAGGAGATCGAGGCGAAGATCCTCGAGCTCGACAAGAACCGCAACAACGTCGTCCTCAGCCGCCGCGCGCTGCTCGAGCAGACGCAGTCGGAGTCGCGCACCACGTTCCTGAACAACCTGCACAAGGGTCAGGTCCGCAAGGGTGTCGTCTCCTCGATCGTCAACTTCGGTGCGTTCGTGGACCTGGGTGGCGTGGACGGCCTCGTGCACGTCTCCGAGCTGTCCTGGAAGCACATCGAGCACGCCTCCGAGGTCGTCGAGGTGGGCCAGGAGGTCACCGTCGAGATCCTCGAGGTCGACCTCGACCGCGAGCGCGTCTCCCTGTCGCTGAAGGCGACGCAGGAGGACCCGTGGCAGGTCTTCGCCCGCACCCACGCGATCGGTCAGGTCACGCCGGGTAAGGTCACCAAGCTCGTTCCGTTCGGTGCGTTCGTCCGCGTCGCCGACGGCATCGAGGGCCTCGTGCACATCTCCGAGCTCTCCAGCAAGCACGTCGAGCTGGCCGAGCAGGTCGTGTCGGTGGGCGAAGAGGTCTTCGTCAAGGTCATCGACATCGACCTCGAGCGTCGTCGCATCTCGCTGTCGCTGAAGCAGGCCAACGAGTCGGTCGACCCCAACGGCACCGAGTTCGACCCGGCTCTGTACGGCATGCTCGCCGAGTACGACGAGAACGGCGAGTACAAGTACCCGGAGGGCTTCGACGCCGAGACCGGTCAGTGGAAGGAAGGCTTCGACGCCCAGCGCGAGGCATGGGAGCAGGAGTACGCTGCGGCCCAGGCTCGCTGGGAGGCGCACAAGGCTCAGGTCGCGAAGGCGGCCGAGGCCGAGGCTGCGGCCGGCGACGACTTCGGCGGCCAGTCCTTCTCGAGCGAGTCGGCCGGCGCCGGCACGCTCGCCGATGACGAGGCTCTCGCGGCTCTGCGCGAGAAGCTCTCGGGCGGCAACTCCTAA
- a CDS encoding 5'-3' exonuclease, translated as MTRAERLMLLDTASLYFRAFYGVPDKVTAPDGSPINAARGLLDMIAKLVTTYQPTHVVACWDDDWRPQWRVDLIPSYKTHRVVEVVAGAPDVEEVPDPLEAQIPLIRETLAVLGIPIVGVAEHEADDVIGTLATHATMPVDIVTGDRDLFQLVDDERDVRVIYTARGMSNLEVVTDATVVTKYGVLPSQYADFATMRGDASDGLPGVAGIGEKTAATLLQKHGDLVGIREAAETGEGMSAGIRAKILDAQAYLDVAPTVVAVATELPITAPDVALRALTPDEAAEATALAERWNLGSSMTRAVTAVTAAASQITEG; from the coding sequence ATGACCCGCGCCGAACGCCTCATGCTGCTCGACACCGCCAGCCTCTACTTCCGCGCGTTCTACGGCGTCCCCGACAAGGTGACAGCCCCCGACGGCTCCCCCATCAATGCGGCGCGCGGCCTGCTGGACATGATCGCGAAGCTCGTGACCACCTATCAGCCGACCCACGTCGTGGCGTGCTGGGACGACGACTGGCGCCCGCAGTGGCGAGTGGACCTCATCCCCAGCTACAAGACGCACCGCGTGGTGGAGGTCGTGGCGGGTGCGCCCGACGTCGAGGAAGTGCCCGACCCGCTGGAGGCGCAGATCCCGCTGATCCGCGAGACGCTCGCGGTCCTCGGCATCCCGATCGTCGGCGTCGCCGAGCATGAGGCGGATGACGTCATCGGCACCCTCGCGACGCACGCGACGATGCCCGTCGACATCGTCACCGGCGACCGCGACCTGTTCCAGCTCGTCGACGACGAGCGCGACGTGCGTGTGATCTACACGGCGCGCGGCATGAGCAACCTCGAGGTCGTGACGGACGCCACTGTGGTCACCAAGTACGGGGTGCTCCCCTCGCAGTACGCGGACTTCGCGACGATGCGCGGCGATGCGTCGGACGGACTCCCGGGCGTCGCCGGGATCGGCGAGAAGACCGCCGCCACCCTGCTGCAGAAGCACGGCGACCTCGTCGGCATCCGGGAAGCCGCGGAAACGGGCGAGGGCATGAGCGCCGGCATCCGCGCGAAGATCCTCGACGCGCAGGCGTATCTCGATGTCGCCCCCACGGTCGTCGCCGTCGCCACGGAGCTCCCGATCACCGCTCCCGATGTCGCGCTGCGAGCCCTCACGCCGGACGAAGCGGCGGAAGCCACGGCCCTCGCCGAGCGCTGGAACCTCGGAAGCTCGATGACCCGGGCCGTCACCGCGGTCACCGCGGCCGCGAGCCAGATCACCGAGGGCTGA
- a CDS encoding PHP domain-containing protein, whose product MDPVDALLEIASLLERERASRYRAKAFRQAAATFQDLPSDVQGDPTRLRAAKGIGESTFAVIRQAQAGEVPEYLVELRGDVEPEKVSVLRGKLRGDLHAHTEWSDGTTSIEVMAAAARAQGHEYQAITDHSPRLRVARGLSAERLREQIPQVRAQSGDGFILLAGIEVDILEDGALDQEDALLADLDIVVASVHSKLRMDGRAMTARMIAAVSHPRVNVLGHCTGRLVQGDRGTRPPSAFDAAAVFAACAENGVAVEINSRPERQDPPDELIAIALEAGCLFSIDSDAHAPGQLSLLDHGAERAERAGVPASRIVTTWGLSRLLAWAE is encoded by the coding sequence ATGGACCCGGTCGACGCGCTGCTCGAGATCGCTTCGCTGCTGGAGCGCGAGCGGGCGTCGCGCTACCGGGCCAAGGCGTTCCGCCAGGCGGCGGCCACGTTCCAGGATCTTCCGTCCGACGTGCAGGGCGACCCGACGCGTCTGCGAGCGGCCAAGGGCATCGGGGAGTCGACCTTCGCCGTCATCCGCCAGGCGCAGGCAGGAGAGGTGCCGGAGTACCTCGTGGAGCTCCGCGGCGACGTGGAACCAGAGAAGGTGTCGGTGCTCCGCGGGAAGCTGCGCGGAGACCTGCACGCCCACACCGAGTGGTCGGACGGGACGACGTCCATCGAGGTGATGGCCGCTGCCGCCCGCGCGCAGGGCCACGAGTACCAGGCCATCACCGACCACTCTCCACGCCTCCGTGTGGCGCGAGGGCTGTCGGCGGAGCGGCTCCGCGAGCAGATCCCGCAGGTGCGGGCGCAGTCGGGGGACGGCTTCATACTGCTCGCCGGCATCGAGGTGGACATCCTGGAAGACGGAGCGCTCGATCAGGAGGACGCCCTCCTCGCGGACCTGGACATCGTCGTCGCCTCGGTGCATTCCAAGCTCCGCATGGACGGACGGGCGATGACCGCGCGGATGATCGCGGCTGTCTCGCATCCTCGGGTGAACGTCCTTGGACACTGCACCGGCCGGCTCGTCCAGGGCGACCGGGGCACGCGCCCGCCCTCGGCCTTCGATGCCGCCGCGGTGTTCGCGGCGTGCGCGGAGAACGGGGTGGCGGTCGAGATCAACTCGCGGCCCGAGCGTCAGGACCCGCCGGACGAGCTCATCGCGATCGCGCTCGAGGCCGGATGCCTCTTCTCGATCGACTCCGACGCGCACGCTCCCGGACAGCTCTCTCTGCTGGACCACGGCGCCGAACGTGCGGAGCGCGCCGGGGTGCCGGCGTCGCGCATCGTCACGACGTGGGGTCTGTCGCGCCTCCTCGCCTGGGCGGAGTGA
- the ctaE gene encoding aa3-type cytochrome oxidase subunit III, whose amino-acid sequence MTTSATYAPAARTIKRPNPVAVGTIVWLGSEVMFFAGLFAIYFTLRSTSPELWADRTELLNVPFAAVNTAILVLSSFTCQMGVFAAEDLQPYKIGKGQKNGAGRRRLFGWGMVEWFFLTFALGAIFVSGQVWEYAQLVAEGMPIQADSYASAFYLTTGFHALHVTGGLVAFLLVIGRAYAVKNFRHKEATSSIVVSYYWHFVDVVWIVLFFVIYFLK is encoded by the coding sequence GTGACGACCTCAGCGACGTATGCCCCGGCGGCGAGAACCATCAAGCGGCCCAACCCGGTAGCTGTCGGCACCATTGTGTGGCTCGGCAGCGAGGTGATGTTCTTCGCGGGACTCTTCGCGATCTACTTCACCCTCCGCAGCACTTCCCCCGAGCTGTGGGCCGACCGTACCGAGCTCCTGAACGTGCCGTTCGCGGCAGTGAACACGGCGATCCTCGTGCTCTCCTCGTTCACCTGCCAGATGGGCGTGTTCGCGGCCGAAGACCTGCAGCCGTACAAGATCGGCAAGGGCCAGAAGAACGGCGCCGGCCGCCGTCGCCTGTTCGGCTGGGGCATGGTCGAGTGGTTCTTCCTCACCTTCGCCCTCGGCGCGATCTTCGTGTCCGGCCAGGTGTGGGAGTACGCCCAGCTCGTCGCAGAGGGCATGCCCATCCAGGCGGACTCGTACGCCTCGGCGTTCTACCTCACCACCGGCTTCCACGCCCTCCACGTCACCGGCGGACTCGTCGCGTTCCTCCTGGTGATCGGCCGCGCGTACGCCGTCAAGAACTTCCGGCACAAGGAGGCGACCTCCTCGATCGTGGTGTCCTACTACTGGCACTTCGTCGACGTCGTCTGGATCGTGCTGTTCTTCGTTATCTACTTCCTGAAATAA